A stretch of Bacteroidota bacterium DNA encodes these proteins:
- a CDS encoding DUF2271 domain-containing protein — MKTFILLLVFGVGLSAMDSSTSKTDTVSYKCMVQMVNYTGEKAYLVISLIDPDGNYIRTLDVMGDDEEWYSDIKEWWQFFEPSGGSVDGISGASIGNGERQITILELETANIDAGYTLRFETAVEDKEYHPIDLEIPLNSASIKGKMEGTGYIRYVRMLQQ; from the coding sequence ATGAAAACATTTATCCTGCTGCTTGTTTTTGGCGTTGGTTTGAGCGCAATGGATTCATCCACTTCAAAAACAGACACTGTTTCCTATAAATGTATGGTTCAGATGGTGAACTATACCGGAGAAAAGGCCTATTTAGTAATTTCCTTGATCGATCCCGATGGTAATTATATTCGGACCCTGGATGTGATGGGTGATGATGAAGAGTGGTACAGTGACATTAAGGAATGGTGGCAGTTCTTTGAGCCTAGTGGAGGGTCAGTAGATGGTATTTCGGGGGCCAGCATAGGGAATGGGGAACGGCAAATCACAATCCTGGAGCTAGAAACCGCCAACATCGACGCCGGATATACCTTAAGATTTGAAACCGCAGTAGAAGACAAAGAATATCATCCTATTGATTTGGAGATTCCGCTGAACTCAGCTTCGATAAAAGGTAAGATGGAAGGCACAGGCTATATAAGATATGTGCGCATGCTGCAGCAGTAA